A segment of the Caviibacter abscessus genome:
TACTTTGATTGTCCGTAATACCGTAACTCATATTTATTATACCTACGGCATTTTGTCTCTCAAGATAATTACGATAACTTCCAAATTTTAAATTATTTTTTAATTCATTCTTTAAGCTTTCTTCACTTTTTTCGTTTTTCTTATCTTTATTAAAATCATATTTATCATCTAAAAAAGATAAAGCTACATTTGTAGCATGTTGGTTAGTTGCTGTTAAATAATAACCCTTATTATTTATTATATTATCAAAATCTATGTTTAAATATGATTTAATAAGTTCTATACCCTTTTGTGTAACATTTCCAGCTTCAAAGATATACACATTATTTTTATTTTCTAAATTTTCAAGTTCTTTATTATATGTTTCAAAACTATCAAATTTTTCTATTTTAAGTGCTTGCCCGTTTCCTGAATTAGATTGTGGTAAATATGTATGTGCTTCGTAGTTTCCGACTGAACTGCAACTTACAAATATGATTGATAGTATACATATATAATATTTTTTCATGTTCTTTCCAATCCTTTTATAAAAGTTAATATAGATTTTATCATAATGTTAAATTTTTCGCAAACATTATTTTATACACCCATAAGATTTAACACACTTTTTAATTCTTTAATAAATATATCTATTTGTGAAATATCATTTTCTATTCCAAAACTAATTCTTATTACACCATCTTGATACTCTTTTGGCAATCCTATTTGTTTTACAATTTCACTATTACCTTTTTTTGAAGAACAAGCTGAACCTGTTGAAACAAATATATTTTGACTTGATAAATAGTTTAAAATAATTTCTCCTTTTGCATTTTTAAAAGCAACATTTAAAATTCCTGGTGAACTATTTAAAGGACCATTTATTTTACATATTTTTATTTCTTCTAACTTTGATATTGTATAATTTTTAATTTCCGCAAGTTTTTCTATATCTTTTTCAGATAATAGCTCCATAGCTTTTAAAAAACCAAATACCAATTCATTTGGCATTGTTCTTTTTGTAAACTTATTTTCTACATTTGAACCAAAACTTTGTTGTTTTATTTTCACTCCTTTTTTTATATACACCGCTCCAATTCCTTTTGGTCCATATATCTTATGTGAACTAAATGTTATTGCATCTATATCTATATTACTAAAATTTAATGAAATATGACCTAAAGCCTGTACAAAATCAGTATGAACTAATGTATCTTTATTTTTTTCTTTTACTACTCTAACTATTTTTGATATATCCTGAATTGTACCTAATTCACTATTTACAGTGGCAATACTAACTAATATGGTATCTGATGTTATAAGTGACTGAAGATGATTAATGTCTACAAATCCATATTCATCAACATCTACATAACAAATCTCATAAATTTCACTTAAATTTTTGATTGTTTCTAGTACACTGGGATGTTCTATTTTGGTTGAAATAATTCTACCACTTTTATGAGTTTTAACTAAAGAATTTAATATTAAGTTATTTCCTTCTCCACCACCTGATGTAAAATATACATTATCACAATCTATACCAAGTAATTTTTTAAATATTTTTTTTCTTTCTTTTATTAATTTAGCAATTTCAATACCTTTATCATGTGTTGAATCTGCATTTGCATAATAATTAGTCATTACATTTACCATTTCATCAATAACTTCAGGTCTTACTTTCGTTGTTGCAGCATTATCTAAATAAATCATATACTACCTTTCAATAAATGAAAATGAAGTTCAAAAAAGAACTTCATATTCACTTAACCTCTATATATTCTATAATCTATATCTTTAAATATGTTATCTCTGTATTCTATTTCAGATAACCAAGATTCATCTATATTACCATGCTTTATGTCTTCATATAGCTTGAATAATCTGTTTGTATGGTCAGAAATTTTCTTTTGTGCATAACCTACCATTGTTCCTGTAAACATGATAAAAGGCCAGCAAGAAGTTTGTGCCATCATAAGTTCTCTTGCCATTTGATTTAAAGCTCTATATTCCAAGTGATCTTTATGTTCTATTTTTGCAAGTTCTATCATTTTTTCTGCTGCTTTATGTAAATGTCTATAAATGTAATCATTTGATCCATCTACCCAAACATCATAATACCCATTTGCTCCCCAACTTGACATACTAACATCAACAACTTGATTTATAGGGTATTTTTCAAGATATTTTGAAGGTGTTATACTATCAAAATTAGATATTTGGATAGCTCTAAACACATGTTCTAAGAATATAGGTCCTTCGTACCACCAATGTCCATATAATTCTGCATCATATGGAGATACTATTACAGGCTTTTTATATTTCATCTTAGTTGATAAATATTCTAATTGTTTTGATCTGTTAAATACAAAATCATACGCATGTTGTTTTGCTCTGTCATATGCTTTACTTGGGCTATATATAGCTTTATATGTTCCTTTTTTATCTGTAATTGCATGATATTTTACACCTATATTTCTTCTTACACCATCACTATGTAAAAATTCTTTAATATAGTCATAATCTAACTCATATCCTGCATCTTTATGAAATTCTCTGTAAAGACCGTCTCCTGGATATCCAACTTCTGCACTCCACACTTGTTCTGATGATTCCAAGTCTCTTGCAAAAGCTGCAACTCCATTTTCAGTATAAACAGGTGCAAAAACACCATATACAGGTCTAGGATTTGAATGAAGTATACCATGAGAATCAACTATAAAATATGATATCCCGTGTTCTGCTAAATATTTATCTTGCCCCTTATAATACGCACATTCTGCAAGCCATATACCTTTAGGTTCTACACTGAAATGTTTCATATAATCAAGTTTTGCTTGCAATACTTGTGCATTTGCGGCTTCTTTTAAGTCTTTCATCATAGGAAGCATTCCGTGAGTTGCTGTAACAGGTATTATTTCTAGATTACCTTTATCTTGATAATATTTAAATGCTTTTAGTAATTTCTTATCATATTTTAAGAAATAATCTTTTGCTCTTGTAAATACATAATAATTATGTTCTGCTACTTCAATCATATTATTATCATTTGCTAATCTTTGTTTTTCCAATTCACAAAGTTTTATCATTTTATCAAGATGATGTAAGTATCTATTTGAAAGAAGTTCATCTTCTAACATATTTGCTAGAGTTCCTGATATTGTCATTGTTATATTAAAATTAACTCTATCTTTTTCTAAATTTTCAAACATTACAATTAAGGGAATATATGTTTCAGTTATAGCTTCATATAGCCAATCTTCTTCCAAAAACTCCTCATACTCCGGATGACGCACGTAAGGTAAATGTGCGTGAAGTATCAAACTAAAGTAACCTTTCATATCACACAGTCTCCTATCAATTTCATTTATTAAAGTATACCACATAATTTTGATATTTGACAATTTACTTTTAACAAAAAAAGATTTTTAAAAACTTTTCATTATTTCTAAAAACCTTTTTTGTCATACATCTTAATTTATTTATATTTTTTTAATTTAATTGTTCTCTTTATTTCTGTTTTTTGATACTCTATTTTTGGGGCTTTTTTAGTTCCAAGTTGTAATCCAAGTCTTACTCCCACTTTATGATGGAATGAATTAAAGTGTATACTATTTTCATATAAAGTCCAGCAATAACAATCATAAAATCTACTTGTATATGGTGTGTAACGACCATCATATAGGATTTCTGCTGAGAACCAATCTTTTTGTATTCCTAAACCTAATCCATAATAAATTCCACTTAAATTAATTGTTGTTTCTGCTTCTTTTGTAGTAGACCATCCATAGTGAAATTTATATTTAGTTTGCATAAATGCATATCCTGCTCTTAATAATGAATACACCTTAAAGTCTGCATTTTCATTTTCATACAATTCAATTTTTGATGTCAAATATATAGGTATAAAAGTTGTTTTTGAATCTTTTTTTGCATAAGAATAAGGATAATAAATATAAGGCGAAGAAGTTAAAGGCTTATCTGTATAATTTAATCCTTTCATATTTCTATAAAATAATTCTGCATGCCCTTTTGGATCAAATGTATACATTGCCGATGTTTCACCAAAGTTATAGTCTGCACCAACACCTAATTTTATTCTTCTATCAAGAAATTGTAAGGGATAAAGTTCAAGGCCAATAGTAAATCCTCTTCCATAAGATGTTGTATTTGATATATTCGCTTTATTGTCTCTATAAATATTATAATATCCCCAATAGTAATTTTTAACATCATATTTATCTGCAAAATTTGTATCTGCTCTGAAAAAATCATATCCTACTTTTAAGGTTGCATCAAAATCGTAAGCCATTGATATAACACCATAAAATATAAACATTAGCCCTAAAATAATTTTTTTCATCAAATAAATAACCTCCGTAAATATTATTTGTAGTAAAATAGTAAATAATCACATTTTATTAACTTTGAAATTTATAAATTTCTGCTGTATATAATTTTAAAACTTTTGTATAAACTATATGAGATATTATTCCTACACCAAAAGGTATAACAACATAAGCAATAATTACATAAATTAATCCTGTTGAAAATGGTATATTTTGTTCTCCATATATAGATAATGCTTTTATTGGTCCTACAAGTCCTACATATCCAAATCCAGAACTTATTTTATCTCCCATTATTCCTAACACTTTAACTCCAACACCTGAAAATAAAGATGTAGTTAAAATAGGTAATAACATTATAGGGTGTTTAACAATATTAGGTAACATCATTTTCATTCCACCCATTCCAACTGCTATTGTAACACCTGCTTTGTTTACTCTTAATGAACCAATTATTAATACAGTTGCTGTTGATGCAACCCCTATATTAGCTGCTCCACTGGCAAGTCCTGATAAACCTATTGCAATTCCTATGGCAACTGTTGACATAGGAGAAACTATTAATACAGAAAATGACATTGCTATTAACACACACATAAGTATAGGTTGTAAGCTTGTAAATGAATTTATTCCACTTCCTATAGCTGTTGATATAAATCTAACATATGGTAGTAATAAAAGTCCTAAGAACCCAACACCTGTACCAACTATTATAGGTTGTAATACTATTGTAAGAGAACCTAATTTTTCACCTAACAATAAAGTTACATATACTGCTATTCCTGTAACTATCATTACGTTTATTAAATCTCCTAAGCCTATTTTTAAAGCTCCATCAGGCATTATAACCAATGCTCCTGACCCTATCCACGCAGCTGATGCTATAATAGCAGATTTCATTGGATTAAATCCAAATTGTAAACCAACTAAAAATCCTATTACTGGTGCAACTATCCATTGAATATTAGCACAAACTGTTGCTAAAGTTTTAAATACATCGTAATAATTTCCTAAATATTTAAATAACCCACCTAAAACTGCATTAGGTATTAATGCTACAACTATACCTATTGCCATTCCGTTTAATATTTTCATTATAAATTCTTTAAATTTCATCTCACCTAACATGTTATTTCTCTATTCTCCTATTAATATTCTCTCTTTTCCATGAACAAACATTGTAATTAAATCACAGAATTTAGTATCTACTCCATACTCTTTACCTTTTCTTGATACATATCCGTTTAAATAATCAATTTCTGTTTTTCTATGTTTTTGTATTAAGTCTTGGTGCATTGAAGGGTAATGCTTAACTCCTGGAAATTCTTTTGTTGTAAACCAACAAACTAAGTCCGTAATTTTTTTAACATCTATTGTAACTCCTTCAACTTTTGCAATTGCTGCAAACTCTTCTACAATAGTTCCAAGTAATTTTCTTACATTTGGTACTGAGCCAAGTTCTAACATATTACAATCTAAAAGAGCACAACAAGCATTCATTGTTCCGTTAATACAAGCTTTTCTCCAAATAGAAAATAAAATATCTTCTGAATATACAGTTGGTAAACCACAATTATTAATACATTCAACAATGCTCAATGCTTTTTCTTCACCACATTTTGAAATGTTTTGTATTTCAGTTTTACCATAGCCACTAACAGAAAATTCTCCTGCTGCTTTCATACCTGCTGTTAAAACTGTAACACCCATTAATATATTACTTTCAGCTACAAACTCTTTTAATGTTTCTATATGTCCTAGACCATTTAACATACATAAAACTGCTGTTTTTTCAGAAATTAAATGTTTAATATCTTTTAACATTTCCTTAAGTTGCATTGATTTAGTAAATACTATAATAAGATCTGCTTCTCCACTATAGTCTTGTGGTAAATAAGCTTTTGCATTAATTAATTCATCTGTTCCTAAATTATTAAATTTAATACCGTTAGAATTAATCGCATCTACATTTTCTTTCCATAAGTCTAAGAATACAACTTCATTGCCACTTTTTTGTAACATTGATCCATAGGTTGCTCCCATAGCCCCTGTACCTGCGATTATAATTTTCATTAAATCCCCCTTTTATTTTTCAACAAACTTTTTTCATTATAGAGTAAGTATATCATTAATTAACTTTTGGATAAATAACTTCATAATCTTTTTCATAATTATTTATTTACTTCGTTTTCACTTATTCTAAAAACTATTGTATAATATTTTTTTTAATGCATTAGTTTTTTATTAACCTCTTTATTTTTTCATTCTCTTTTTTTATAATTTACCCTTATTTTTTCTGCTTTTCTTTTATAATCATTTAGTTAATAAAAAATACCTTTATGTTAAACATAAAGGCATAATCAAATTTTATTTGCTCATCATTTTTTCTTTAAATTCTTTAAAGATTTTTTCTTCTTTCATTAATTTTTCCCAATTTGCCATTTCTTCATCTGTTAATTTAGGACCTCTTGCTTCTTTTACGTGTCCAGGACCTGCATCAAAAACTATAACATATTTTGAAGCTTTAGGTTTTGGTATTTCAAGTTCATTAGTTTTATCAAAAGTTGTTTTAAATAATACTAATTTCCCTTCATATGTTTCTTCAGATCCACCATAAGGTTTATCTTTTAGAATGTATAAATCAACATCTTCTGCTGATTCTCCATTTGAAAATCCACCTTGAATTAAGATTTTTCCATTTTTTAAATCTTCAACTGTCAAAATTGGATCATGAGCATAAACAAATACAAAAGTAAAAACACTCATTAAAAACAATAATATTTTTTTCATTTTTTCTCTCCTTCTTAACTATTTAATATTTTTTAGTTTAGTTAAATTATCATTGTAGATTTGAATTAATCCGTCTTTAGCCATTAATTCATCATCATTTTCATCTTCAACAGGTAAATTACCTGTTCTAAGAACTACTACAGTTCCACCATTTTTCTTAATTTCATTTTCTATTTCTCTTTTTAAAGCTTTATCAGTTAAAAATACTTTCAAATCTGTATCTTTCATTATCTTTTTAATATTTTTAACATTTAAAGTTGAAATATCAACATAAGTACTATAAATGTTTAAATATGTTACTAAATAATTTAAATCTTCCGATAGAACAATAGCTCCATCTAAAGTATTAATACTGTTATATTCTTGTGCTAATTTTTCAATTTGTGTTAATGCTTTTTGCAAATTATCATTTATTTTTATAGCATCTTCAGGAAAAATTTTAGCTAAATCATGCCCTATAATTTGAATCATTTTTGAAGCATTTGTCAAATCAAGCCATACGTAAGGATTAGTTTGATCTTTTTCTGTTCCAAAATTATAGTTATTGATTAAAAGTGCTAAACTTGAGTTATCTTGATAAGAATAACTTCCATCTATTTCCACTGTTCTTATATTCTCACGTCTTGCAAATTCATATAATGAATCACGAACCCAAACTCTTTGTAAATCAACAACTGCTACTACATCTTTATATTCATTTTTATCAACATTATTTAATGCCTGTATTTGATCATAGCTCATACTTGCATTAGTTTCAAAAAGAGATTTTACTTTAATATCAGTATCTTTCGTCAACATTGATGTAAATGTATACATTGCTTGTGTTCCTGTTATTACTGTCTTAGTATAAGACAATATAGAAGTAAATACAAGCATAAAAAATATCAATATTTTTTTCATATATTAAACTCCTTCCGTAAATCTTTTATTTATATTTTTTATAACTACAGTTATAAAGAAGATAAAAGATGCAACCAATATTATAGCTCCACCAGACGGAATAGTAATGTCAAAGTATAATGGCAATAATATTCCAAGTATACAGCTTATTAATGCAAAAAATATACTGTAAAAGAAAAAACTTTTAATTGATTTTGATAAATTTTTTGCAGAAGCTGCTGGTATTAAAAATAGGGCTTCAACTAATGATGCTCCAACTATTTTTATAGATGAAACTGTAACAATAGTTATAAGGGAAATAAATAAATATTCCATAATTTTAACTTTAACACCTTTTACAACTGCTATATTACTATTAAAACTTGATAATAACATCTGATTAAAATATGGTATAACAATTATTAAAAGTAATATAGTTGTAATGAATAGAACAAATAAATCTTTATCAGAAACAGTTAATATTGAACCAAAAAGCACACTTTCT
Coding sequences within it:
- a CDS encoding cysteine desulfurase family protein, producing the protein MIYLDNAATTKVRPEVIDEMVNVMTNYYANADSTHDKGIEIAKLIKERKKIFKKLLGIDCDNVYFTSGGGEGNNLILNSLVKTHKSGRIISTKIEHPSVLETIKNLSEIYEICYVDVDEYGFVDINHLQSLITSDTILVSIATVNSELGTIQDISKIVRVVKEKNKDTLVHTDFVQALGHISLNFSNIDIDAITFSSHKIYGPKGIGAVYIKKGVKIKQQSFGSNVENKFTKRTMPNELVFGFLKAMELLSEKDIEKLAEIKNYTISKLEEIKICKINGPLNSSPGILNVAFKNAKGEIILNYLSSQNIFVSTGSACSSKKGNSEIVKQIGLPKEYQDGVIRISFGIENDISQIDIFIKELKSVLNLMGV
- a CDS encoding 2-dehydropantoate 2-reductase — protein: MKIIIAGTGAMGATYGSMLQKSGNEVVFLDLWKENVDAINSNGIKFNNLGTDELINAKAYLPQDYSGEADLIIVFTKSMQLKEMLKDIKHLISEKTAVLCMLNGLGHIETLKEFVAESNILMGVTVLTAGMKAAGEFSVSGYGKTEIQNISKCGEEKALSIVECINNCGLPTVYSEDILFSIWRKACINGTMNACCALLDCNMLELGSVPNVRKLLGTIVEEFAAIAKVEGVTIDVKKITDLVCWFTTKEFPGVKHYPSMHQDLIQKHRKTEIDYLNGYVSRKGKEYGVDTKFCDLITMFVHGKERILIGE
- a CDS encoding metal ABC transporter permease: MLDMIRNFFINLAYQGILPDYFKYAFVINSLISALFVGPILGGLGTMVVTKRMAFFSESIGHAALTGIALGVLLGEPYDSPYIMLFTYCIIFGILINYTRNRTKMSSDTLIGIFLSISISLGGTLIIVVSSKVNSHMLESVLFGSILTVSDKDLFVLFITTILLLIIVIPYFNQMLLSSFNSNIAVVKGVKVKIMEYLFISLITIVTVSSIKIVGASLVEALFLIPAASAKNLSKSIKSFFFYSIFFALISCILGILLPLYFDITIPSGGAIILVASFIFFITVVIKNINKRFTEGV
- a CDS encoding glycoside hydrolase family 57 protein yields the protein MKGYFSLILHAHLPYVRHPEYEEFLEEDWLYEAITETYIPLIVMFENLEKDRVNFNITMTISGTLANMLEDELLSNRYLHHLDKMIKLCELEKQRLANDNNMIEVAEHNYYVFTRAKDYFLKYDKKLLKAFKYYQDKGNLEIIPVTATHGMLPMMKDLKEAANAQVLQAKLDYMKHFSVEPKGIWLAECAYYKGQDKYLAEHGISYFIVDSHGILHSNPRPVYGVFAPVYTENGVAAFARDLESSEQVWSAEVGYPGDGLYREFHKDAGYELDYDYIKEFLHSDGVRRNIGVKYHAITDKKGTYKAIYSPSKAYDRAKQHAYDFVFNRSKQLEYLSTKMKYKKPVIVSPYDAELYGHWWYEGPIFLEHVFRAIQISNFDSITPSKYLEKYPINQVVDVSMSSWGANGYYDVWVDGSNDYIYRHLHKAAEKMIELAKIEHKDHLEYRALNQMARELMMAQTSCWPFIMFTGTMVGYAQKKISDHTNRLFKLYEDIKHGNIDESWLSEIEYRDNIFKDIDYRIYRG
- a CDS encoding metal ABC transporter solute-binding protein, Zn/Mn family; this encodes MKKILIFFMLVFTSILSYTKTVITGTQAMYTFTSMLTKDTDIKVKSLFETNASMSYDQIQALNNVDKNEYKDVVAVVDLQRVWVRDSLYEFARRENIRTVEIDGSYSYQDNSSLALLINNYNFGTEKDQTNPYVWLDLTNASKMIQIIGHDLAKIFPEDAIKINDNLQKALTQIEKLAQEYNSINTLDGAIVLSEDLNYLVTYLNIYSTYVDISTLNVKNIKKIMKDTDLKVFLTDKALKREIENEIKKNGGTVVVLRTGNLPVEDENDDELMAKDGLIQIYNDNLTKLKNIK
- a CDS encoding PTS transporter subunit IIC, whose translation is MLGEMKFKEFIMKILNGMAIGIVVALIPNAVLGGLFKYLGNYYDVFKTLATVCANIQWIVAPVIGFLVGLQFGFNPMKSAIIASAAWIGSGALVIMPDGALKIGLGDLINVMIVTGIAVYVTLLLGEKLGSLTIVLQPIIVGTGVGFLGLLLLPYVRFISTAIGSGINSFTSLQPILMCVLIAMSFSVLIVSPMSTVAIGIAIGLSGLASGAANIGVASTATVLIIGSLRVNKAGVTIAVGMGGMKMMLPNIVKHPIMLLPILTTSLFSGVGVKVLGIMGDKISSGFGYVGLVGPIKALSIYGEQNIPFSTGLIYVIIAYVVIPFGVGIISHIVYTKVLKLYTAEIYKFQS